A genomic window from Pseudoalteromonas piratica includes:
- a CDS encoding secondary thiamine-phosphate synthase enzyme YjbQ: MWLQKTFSLKPRSRGFHLVDNDINAQLPEISRYRIGILHLFIQHTSASLTINENADPTVRMDMESHFNKFVPERQSYYKHDYEGDDDMPAHIKASTLGSSISIPISDGRLNMGTWQGIYLGEHRDYGGARTLVATLQGEMF, from the coding sequence ATGTGGTTGCAAAAAACATTTTCTTTGAAGCCTCGTTCGCGAGGTTTTCATTTAGTTGATAATGACATCAATGCTCAACTCCCTGAAATTAGTCGTTACCGTATTGGTATCTTACACCTCTTTATTCAACACACTTCTGCAAGCCTAACAATCAATGAAAATGCAGATCCTACTGTGCGTATGGATATGGAAAGCCATTTCAATAAGTTTGTACCTGAACGTCAAAGCTACTATAAGCATGACTATGAAGGTGATGATGATATGCCTGCACACATTAAAGCCAGCACTTTAGGATCGAGTATTAGTATCCCGATTTCTGATGGACGATTAAATATGGGAACTTGGCAAGGCATTTATCTTGGTGAGCACCGAGATTATGGTGGTGCTCGCACTTTAGTGGCAACATTACAAGGCGAGATGTTTTAA